The following DNA comes from Xiphophorus hellerii strain 12219 chromosome 5, Xiphophorus_hellerii-4.1, whole genome shotgun sequence.
AAATCCACCTCACTTATTATTTTCCTGCTGAATGGACAtgctggaatattttttttttttatcttaacgCTTTCTAAGTTTCTAAGCTTTCTACCTGTCAGAGAACATATTTGGAAGATTCTCTTAAAGCTCTTTGTATCTTGCTTAAACATAAATTGTGCAGTTTTGTACTGAACCAAATCACAGCGTTTCAATATATTTGACTTTAAAAGAATGTTCACAAAGTCCTACTTGTgctatgaataattttaaatagtataatttgtgttttccagcagattTTGTGGTCTAATAGCACCCCcagaaatataatttcttttttctttctatttcaactttatcaataattttgtttgtatatctaacaatatttttatatctaaatttaaatctttatttttgtcttctgtaTATTctgagttttgtattttgtattcttctCGAATATAGCTTGTTATTGTATTATTTGTAAACAACGTTTATTCTAAAAAGGCTTTTTGTGAACTGCGCATGTCTGAACTTCCATAAACGTCATCAATATGCGCCTCTATCTCAGCTTACGGAAAAGGCTGTCACACGACCTTTCCTGCTGCCTCCGTTTACCATGTTTGTTGCTGTAACTTGgagtttttaaatgtaacagGGATAAAAGTTTCTGttcgtagaagaagaagaagaaaagaacatgCTTCGTTTCTCTTGTTTAGTTTTCAGCAGAGGAGCGGCTCGAAGGGTGAGTTATTCCCAGCTAGCGGTCTCCATGCTGCAGTCCGTCTGTTATTACCGTCATATGTAgtgaaaatgacagaaagatAACACCGTTAACCTGCTGTTAACCATGACAGGAAAGGTTTAGTCcgatttaattttacataaaggacaaaaatgatATTAAGAgtctttttatgcatttttaagtGAATATCTGGTCTCAATAGCAGTCAGAAATCAGGGTCAGATAAAGTATCCTGTTCAGCAGATTCATACTAAGGTAAAACAATATAAGGATAACAGACTTTAGAGTAAGAACAAACTTAcagcataataaaaatactgtacagtTACTAAAATGGCATGCTAAGATTCAAAGAGCTCTACAGCTGGGTAGGgtagtttaaataaatatgtataagaTGTGCATTGTTAGGCCTGTCagaataaatcagttaatcacatgataaattaacacTATCTCCATAATTTCCATttccatgatttatttttcttttttctctctttctaccaaaaactggatggcaaaaatcttcagtctggtcCTTTGGTCTCAAGTATCTGCGTTTTTTAAAAGAcacttttgtttacagagactttataattccttttattagtcatttctgttgttttgtttatttattttttatatttaaaatgtcttccagttccagtgttaaatgttcattagaatttaaagatTATTGATTGAGAGTTTTCTTCCATTATTTTGTCattactattatattacttgaaaatggtttcgaAAATAGCAATTTTCATGAAAGGTCTACTCATCTAGTATTCCTGCATTCAGCTGCAGCTAAAGTgtttgattacattttaaaacttgtaTTTCTCTTTATGCagtatttcagtatttttatttattttttctctcctcagtTTGCCTCATCTTTCTCCAGTGAGACCACTCTACCTCCAAACTTACGCCTTCCCTCTAATCTTGTGGATCCTGACAGATTAAGTAAGTCTAACATGGAGGTTAATTAAATGACTTTGATCTTAACAGCTGGTTAACACAAACATGTAAATTTTTCTCTCTTCACTTGTTTCATTTATCCTTGCAGAGCGTCCTCCACCTCCAGTAGACTCCTCCCTTCCTGTAATCAGGAAGTGCGATGCGGCACTTTCTGCTCACCTGAGCCCCGTGCGGACGTGGGTGGACACTCTGGAGAGTAAGGACAGCGAACCGTTGGGTCTGACTGAACTCCACCCTGATGTCTTTGCAGTGACTCCAAGGTATGTAGAAACCTTTCATCATGCTGAATTAAGATTCTCAGACCACTGCAGGTTTAAACTGATCTTTGTTCTCTTAATACAGGCTTGATATTCTACACGCTGTTGAAACCTGGCAGAGAAATTACAAAAGAATTGTAAGTTaaatacagctgaaaccagaagtttacctacatctttttttctcattgtcagttagaattatcaaaattatttccatgTGCTGAATGCTACAGTGTGTTATTAAACTGTAtgattaattagttaattattctaattggtttaaaaattttaaccaaaaatctgGGTTTCCTTATCTAAGGAATAGctgtcataatattacaagtgTACAGTTGTAcaacaataaagtttaattaatacaagaataaagttttaatattaccagaataaagtcataatattagggCAATGAAGTAGTAACTTTGAGAACTCCTGCACAAAAAATaccagaaaattaaaacagttgacaatcttgtgaagttatactatCAGTTTTACAGATAAAGAAGCAATAAATCTTTTCACACAACATCATCAAATCATTGTCAGTAGGAggattttgaactttttgatTATGCCACTAATAATACTAATACTCTGTCGTACAACACAgaagggatgattgaaataaaatccactttttgaaaacaaaaagtggattttaaaaggtaatttctattttttgttttttcagaaaatgatctatttaaaaaacgtttttagagttactttgtttttctaagtTTATTTTCTTGGCTGTGATGAAAACAACTAATAATCTgacattattttaacatttcacagaGTCATGCTAACACAAAGGTGAGGTCAGAGGTGCGAGGCGGAGGCAGGAAGCCATGGAAACAAAAAGGAAGCGGAAGAGCTCGCCATGGAAGCATCCGATCGCCGCTGTGGAGAGGAGGTAGCTTCATCTGctgtttaatttagtttttaaataggTGCCCTCCACTTAAACTAAACTGTTGCACTTATAAAGATGGCTAACTTCTTTCCTGAGCCATAAATTCAGATGCAGCTTCCTTTACTGATGTGATCTAGAAGGATTCacattgttttttcccctcaggtGGAGTTTCTCATGGGCCAAGAGGACCCAACAGTTACTACTACATGCTACCCATGAAAGTACGAGTTCAGGGGCTGAAAGTGGCACTAAGCTCCAAGATGGCTCAGGTAAATATGATATTCAGTTCAGTTGGTTATAGTACTGTCAGCTGTGGCatggaaaataattaatgtCAGTAACTTATGTTAAAAATATGGAGTTTATTAATGCTAACCAGATCATGTGTGCAAACAGAGGATGATGGATTGTTCTTCAGCAAGTACAACAAAGGATTCTGTTGGCAATAAATGTAGATTGTATTCAAGTTATTCTGGATTAAGTTGTTGCGTTACATTATTTAGTGGTGCTTCCTATTAGATTGCAGAGtaataactgtttttaaaaataatttaatctttttttttatcgaGCAGtatgcaacacaaaaacaatcgcGGTGTCATTTGTCGTCTCCACACCTTagctaatgtgctaatagctGAGCAAAATTTGCGTTTAGcactttagctaactttgaaaataataaaataaattctggaTAAATTCTGAAGCGCTAATTGGCTCCCCTGTTTCTTAATCTTTCGGTTGAGAAAAGTTCGACAATctatgttgacatttttatggACCGTTAATTCTTGAAGTagtcatgctcttattttgaagaggaTGAAAACCGTTTGCGCGGTAGTTCCGTTTCCTCTCCTAACATTTTCTCTCCCAATAATTTAgtttcacacaaaataaaacaagaatagtTATTGTATTTCTTTATATTATAGAACTTGTAAATTATGTCAAAATGACGTTGTTGCTGAAGAGTTGTGTTAGACTTAAATTGTAGATATAATCTGAGTCTAGCGCTGTAGCATTAGCTTCGGCTAATTTCAGTGTTAGTCTATCAGTTTTGGGTCAGTGCAGCTACAGTACATTTTCAGTTAGTCTTGCCCATCACTCGTCTccataatatttttttgataaCTCTGACCTCCTGTTTTCTGTAGCAATACCTCCACGTAGTGGACTCCCTGAACATTCCCACGCCAGACTCCCAGTACCTGCTGGAGCTGATCAGAAACAGACACTGGGGAGAGTCTGTGCTGCTGGTTGATGTGTGGGTATCTTACCTTACTGGTGTAAATCAGAACAAATGAGCTTACATAAATGATCTATTCCAATTTATTCTATGGCTGCGTTTAGGTCTCAAGAGTTCCCTGAAAATATCCTCCAAGCTACAGCAAACCTAAAGACAGTAAACCTTATTCCAGCCATCGGTGAGTAAAGTACTACCTGTGTATTAGAGCCATTGCAGATAGAAAAGAAGTAAATAGCTgccaaaaaactctgaaattctggaaatataaaagatttctgagttttaaatgttgaaaatttgacttttctaACTCCaatgtccaagttttttttatataaaattttcAAAACGTGCTAAAAAGAACCtcagattttctagaaaacttacaatttctgaaattcaaaagttaaaatttgttagaaaacccaattaaaaaaaaaaatctgtaattttctagaaaaggtCTAAACACTAATTTCCagatttctttagtttttttctagcaggttttcagattttgaaactCAATCTGAAATTTTATAAGTGTGAAAAGTTgaatatttgacttttcaaactccaaATTGGAGATTTAGATTCAGAAGTTGAAAacttgctagaaaaaaaaaatctcagaaattttctggggggaaaaaaaaatctagcaaTTGCTAGAAagctaaaaattttaaaatctcaaattatCTTGAAAACACTTCAGaaatttagattaatttcaaaatttcttggtttttttctctcaagttttcaacttttgaaactcaatcTCAGATTTTACAGAATAAtgttgaaaagtttaaatattctagaaaaacttTGGACATCTGAGATTTCCAAGATTCTTGGAATTCttaaaaaagctgatttggaaactcaaaattctgagttttttttctagtgtgCTTCAagttttttcctagaaaatgtaattaatttcaaAACGTTAGTTTTTAATCCCAGATTTccaactctttttttctgaatgcttttttccccattgGGTTGTTTTAATCGAActgaattaaatgttgttttcccCGTCAGGTCTGAACGTGCACAGCATGCTGAAACATGAAGCCGTCATCCTGACTCTGGACACGGTCAGGTTTCTGGAGGAGAAGCTCCTCTGGCACGACGAGCGTTACACGTTTCTTTACCCGTTCAAGCTGCCGTACTCCGACTTCCCTTAGGACAACTGATCTGTGTCAAATTCACTGACAACaagactgtttttatttgtttattctgaatgtcacaataaataattatacttgtaaaaagtacaaaaacagttttgaaaattgTGCAGCTTAAAACTGAGAATTAAACTTTTGTGGGAGGCGACGGTTTGCCAGATCGTTCCTGATCGTCCAGCGAAGCTCGGAGCGTTTCTTCTGCGTCGGCACCGTGTAGGTGTTGGGAACATAAACCCTTCGGGGCTTCTGCTCAAACACAATAAAGACAGCAGATTAGAGCGCCCTCCTCGTCACACCTGGGCAGGATGCTTTGATCGTTTCTTCCAGAACAAGGTGTTCTATTAAGAGCAGGAAGTGGGAGGTGACGCATTGTTTAAACTTGAGATCTCATATTACTTAACACATTCCCAGCGACGTTACATCAGCTCTTAGACATgtagttcagatttttttttacctcactgtctgaagttaaattagatcaaacttctttttttaggtTGGTCAGAATTACCAGGATTATTTACATGTGATAAATGCTACaataatgagaaaatatgtCAGATTTATCTATTAATGTCTTTAAAGTCAGAGGTTTTGCAATCTCTTTAAACAATGGTGATGTCCAGACTTTTGAAACATGTTTGAGTTAATTGGAGGCAcacctgtggatgtattttaaggccACACCTGAAACAAACTGCTTTCTGGTTTGACACGATTAGAAAGTCAAAACAAATCAGCCGAGACATCAGGAAGAGTCTGGATCACTCTGTGAAGGTGATGCGTTCATCTGTTTCAAGGAATTATGCACAAGTATAGACGTGATGGGAACGTCCAATTATCAGGCCTTTCGGAAAGGAAACGGGTTCTGTGTCCAGAGATTAAAGTTTTTGGTCCAAAATCTGCAGATTAGCCCCAAAACAAAAGCTAGATACAACGTGAAGATTCTGATAAAGCTGGTCATCATTGCATCAATATTAAGTGAAACGTGTCCTGTACCAACATGGGCTGAAATGCTgctcagagacacagaagccattttaaaaatcttcatttttgGAGACATGTGTTGTGGCCTGATGAAGCTAAAGTGGAAATGTTTGGACATAATTACCATTTTTACAATTGGAGGAAAATTGAGGAAACTTTTAACCATCCAAACTGAAGTATGGAGGTGGCACCATCATGTTATGGGACTGTTTTGCTGATTGTTTTCTtacaaatttctgacttttcaatATCAGAGAAAATATGGTTTCATCATGAATTGATGCAAATTTATGGCTTTTTGACTAAATATATTCAAGTTTTCACataattgtaaaattaaactcTAAATTTATTTCTCCATGATcacattattatcattttttaatCCATAAAGCAGAGTTGTACGTGTGTCTGTGCATTTCTTTCCTCTGAATGAGGAGGAATGTGACTCAGCTAAAAAGTTTTAACTCCTGGCATTTCTGCCCAGAAGCAAAACTGGTTATTATGCAATCAGCAGAGGCTATGCTGCCCTCTTCTGGTCCAGATCTGACAGTGCATTCATAAATCATAAATCCCTGTAAACAGATGCTACTACtgctacacataaaaaaaaaaaaaagcaaaaacaataaaaattcaaacaaaaatctttcTGATGCACCAGCTTAACACTAGAACGTGATTGTGTTGCAGTCAACTCTCATTTGTTGATAAACTTCTTTATTTTGGtgaataaaacagttttgtcCTACATTTCTCTTTTGTATGTTTATCTGTAAAATCCTTGACTGCATCAAAACAAGCAACATTGTGTTAAATTTTTCATCCTAGAAGAGTTAAAATACACCCAGGGATAATTTGAAGAAGGTTGGAAGAAGTCTGAATGTTACATTCtgataaaaaatacttaaaacgTCTCAGTTTAAACACTTTATGCTCTTCTTAGACTACACTCTGAGTTGAATTTATGATTTATCCTTTCAATCATATTTATTAACTTCATAGTAAATTAATTTGCACATGTCCTGAAAAGCTccatgatgaaaacaaaaacctcaacacaaatatgtttgttttttttacaaagtgaaaatagttctgttttaaagtgtgcataaaaatctgtCATGGAGTCAAACATGTTTCCCATTGGTGTGATATCTTAGCTGAAccacataataaattaaactacAAAATGATCCGTGTAACTGACCAAAACTGTGAGGAAAACTAATTCTTTATGCTACAGGTTTCAGGACAAATAATGGCGAATACTTACCGGGAGAGGCTGGAATGAAAGTttttcctgaaaaacaaacaaaaatatgaagtaaTTTAAGTTTATTGACATTTACCAGGTATTTCTAAACTTAACACTACTACTAATGCACCAATCcaccaattttttttacttccaatacaatccaaaacaaaaacagttctgcattgaaataaaatgtttctttttttttttaaacagacaacTAACTGAACTTAGTTGGCGCATTACTGCCACCTAGAGGTTGGTGAAAGAACCAACCAAAGAAACctgggatgcaccgatccacttctGTCACACCGATGTTGTTGACCAataccgatccgatacagaaaaacagcgctgaattcaatacatttttttaaaaacagacataaatgtactgaagtACAAATTTATGCACCAGTAGAGTAAATTTaaacaccaacagcttcacaagcctggtcaaacatgtcaaaacaactttaatattttcactCATTAGGAGTAAAACatccaatgtaaaataaataataaagagactGACAAAAACTGTAAGCTGACTACCTTGGTCGAgcatgtaaaagtaaaacacagcaaaaactaaatattatcatgtatttctggtttagtttctagtgcaaatatcttagtacacctgaaataagacaaaactaaattataagAAACTTCTGCTAATAGAACCAGTtccttttcatcaataatatGGAATTATTGACTAAGAAcgagctcctatatcttgctgaaaagttacttct
Coding sequences within:
- the mrpl4 gene encoding large ribosomal subunit protein uL4m, translated to MLRFSCLVFSRGAARRFASSFSSETTLPPNLRLPSNLVDPDRLKRPPPPVDSSLPVIRKCDAALSAHLSPVRTWVDTLESKDSEPLGLTELHPDVFAVTPRLDILHAVETWQRNYKRISHANTKVRSEVRGGGRKPWKQKGSGRARHGSIRSPLWRGGGVSHGPRGPNSYYYMLPMKVRVQGLKVALSSKMAQQYLHVVDSLNIPTPDSQYLLELIRNRHWGESVLLVDVSQEFPENILQATANLKTVNLIPAIGLNVHSMLKHEAVILTLDTVRFLEEKLLWHDERYTFLYPFKLPYSDFP